A single window of Nicotiana sylvestris chromosome 5, ASM39365v2, whole genome shotgun sequence DNA harbors:
- the LOC138868704 gene encoding uncharacterized protein: MVEGSRQWHEKLHFALLGYRTTVCTSVGAIPYSLVYGIEAVIPAEVEIPSLQIIVEAEINDDEWVKSRLEQLSLIDKKRLASVCHGQLYQQRMARAYNKKVRPRKFEVGQLVLRHILPHWAEAKGKFAPNWQGPFVVTRVLSNGALYLTDMEGKCVEMAINSDAVKRYYV, translated from the coding sequence atggtagaaggatctagacagtggcatgaaaagctgcatTTTGCactgttggggtaccgcaccactgtttgtacctcggtgggggcaatTCCTTACTCTTTGGTATATGGCAtagaagcagtgatacccgcagaagtggaaatcccgtctctccAAATCATAGTAGAGGCTGAGatcaatgatgatgaatgggtaaaaagcCGCctggagcagttgagtttgattgacaagaaaagattggcatctgtgtgtcatggtcagttgtaccagcaaagaatggcaagggcgtacaacaagaaagtgcgtccgaggaagtttgaagtcggacagttagtgtTAAGACATATTTTACCTCATTGggcagaagcaaaaggaaagtttgctccaaattggcaaggaccatttgtcgtaaccagagtgttgtctaacggtgcACTATATCTGACAGAtatggaaggaaaatgtgtagaaatggccatcaattccgatgcggtcaagagatactatgtatga